From one Solanum lycopersicum chromosome 12, SLM_r2.1 genomic stretch:
- the YABBY5B gene encoding axial regulator YABBY 5 codes for MSSSYIDSTNFEKLCYIPCNFCNIVLVVSVPCSNLLDIVTVRCGHCTNLWSVNMAAAFHTNSWQNHLHHQVGNYTNSPHDQYKVDFASSSITNNSTLEERNVNRPPEKRQRGPSAYNQFIKEEIQRIKANNPDITHREAFSTAAKNWAHFPHIQFGLMLETDNQAKLGASENKEKLIMHRAALPKIKTFTF; via the exons ATGTCATCAAGCTACATTGATTCTACTAATTTTGAGAAACTTTGCTATATCCCTTGCAATTTTTGCAATATTGTTCTTGTG GTGAGTGTTCCATGCAGCAACTTGCTTGATATAGTGACAGTTAGATGTGGACATTGCACAAATTTGTGGTCCGTTAATATGGCTGCTGCATTTCACACCAATTCTTGGCaaaatcatcttcatcatcag gtAGGAAACTACACTAATTCTCCTCATGATCAATACAAGGTAGATTTTGCTTCATCATCCATCACAAACAACTCTACTCTTGAGGAGAGGAACGTAAATCGAC CTCCGGAAAAGAGGCAACGAGGACCTTCTGCTTATAATCAGTTTATAAA AGAGGAGATTCAAAGGATCAAGGCTAATAATCCAGATATCACTCATAGGGAAGCATTTAGTACTGCTGCTAAAAAT TGGGCACACTTCCCTCACATTCAGTTTGGCCTCATGTTAGAGACTGACAATCAAGCTAAACTTGGTGCTAGTGAG AACAAAGAAAAGCTTATAATGCATAGAGCTGCATTGCCAAAAATAAAGACCTTCACCTTCTAA